The following coding sequences are from one Stigmatopora nigra isolate UIUO_SnigA chromosome 10, RoL_Snig_1.1, whole genome shotgun sequence window:
- the LOC144202599 gene encoding regulator of G-protein signaling 9-binding protein-like, which yields MSENGGEEAPLTSRFQTLARVTCSFRQLASSLGSSADGEVLRRELERDGTAARLLCDGLSRRLPRLLAQAAPEERPALEGLCAHFLSALENLVGDLRKAQRLATLFPLGRSHDRRALVNTGRVEGATGWTGAASPRACPSDGDPEEAGLGEHLCALEDVLSDMHLRLPVAWWCVESTKPPFPPPSLGDEDGDGPEDDGDEMAVATGEACCWWPACGGRTSPHPFV from the exons ATGAGCGAGAACGGCGGCGAGGAGGCGCCGCTCACCTCCCGTTTCCAGACGCTGGCGAGGGTGACGTGCAGTTTCCGGCAGCTGGCGTCGTCGCTGGGAAGCTCGGCCGACGGCGAAGTACTGCGCCGGGAGCTGGAGCGCGACGGGACCGCGGCGCGCCTCCTCTGCGACG GTCTGTCGCGGCGCCTCCCGCGTCTCCTGGCCCAAGCGGCACCGGAAGAGCGCCCGGCCTTGGAAGGCCTGTGCGCGCACTTCCTGTCCGCCTTGGAGAACTTGGTGGGCGACCTGCGCAAGGCCCAGCGGCTGGCCACGCTTTTCCCGCTGGGACGGTCGCACGACCGGCGCGCCTTGGTCAACACGGGCCGCGTGGAGGGCGCCACTGGCTGGACGGGCGCCGCCTCGCCGCGGGCGTGCCCGTCTGACGGTGATCCGGAGGAGGCGGGGCTCGGGGAACATCTCTGCGCGCTGGAGGACGTGCTGAGCGACATGCACCTCCGG CTTCCGGTGGCCTGGTGGTGCGTGGAGTCCACGAAGCCGCCGTTTCCCCCGCCTTCCCTCGGCGACGAGGACGGAGACGGCCCGGAGGACGACGGGGACGAGATGGCCGTGGCCACCGGCGAGGCCTGCTGCTGGTGGCCGGCGTGCGGCGGGCGCACCTCGCCGCACCCCTTTGTTTGA
- the LOC144202568 gene encoding uncharacterized protein LOC144202568 isoform X1: MRNNWQIWNPVKVGRAKGPSPSHRTDATTTLFGKMAHEPGGPPTSSREPGGPATRSSPGNGNYAKAAADECRICYERYDQRGRRARLLACLHRVCAKCLRRMLDVGQSSLSPCVVTCPFCRGKTSVPPEEVTLAGSFPFLPASTKEWRFSSLVWPGVGDGGRARRTSGPSGVRERGGVAGSRRRPPDHRGGAAVGVALSERRRGRGAVPAGRPGLAGQGRRPYAGGPPRAPLPAGGAVSGVLGLPAGGHLPADAGAHLARRPSGGPGPVHVAPAAAVRLLRLPVPAAPGGAGRPSPGLPPSTGGRHHGIRCPLAPVAAIFFRSAPETSHAPPSLESKCCQR, translated from the exons ATGAGAAATAATTGGCAAATTTGGAATCCCGTCAAAGTGGGTCGTGCCAAAGGGCCAAGTCCGAGTCATCGGACGGACGCCACGACCACGTTATTTGGAAAGATGGCCCACGAGCCGGGAGGCCCGCCGACGTCGTCGCGTGAACCGGGAGGGCCGGCCACGCGTTCTTCGCCGGGGAACGGGAACTACGCCAAGGCGGCGGCGGACGAGTGTCGCATCTGCTACGAGCGTTACGACCAACGTGGTCGGCGAGCCCGACTTCTGGCCTGTCTGCACCGGGTGTGCGCCAAGTGTCTGAGAAGGATGCTGGACGTGG GTCAGTCGTCGCTGTCCCCGTGCGTGGTCACCTGTCCCTTCTGTCGCGGCAAGACCAGCGTCCCGCCGGAAGAGGTGACTTTGGCCGGCTCCTTTCCTTTCCTTCCTGCTTCCACCAAAGAATGGCGCTTCTCTTCTCTTGTTTGGCCAGGCGTGGGGGACGGAGGAAGAGCGCGGCGCACGTCGGGACCGAGTGGGGTCCGGGAGCGCGGCGGCGTCGCCGGGTCTCGGCGACGGCCTCCTGATCACCGTGGCGGAGCTGCCGTCGGAGTGGCCCTCTCCGAACGACGGCGAGGCCGTGGCGCTGTACCGGCGGGCCGGCCGGGACTCGCCGGGCAAGGGCGGCGTCCGTACGCGGGGGGACCGCCGCGTGCCCCGCTGCCTGCTGGGGGCGCTGTGTCTG GTGTACTTGGGCTCCCTGCCGGTGGGCATCTACCTGCTGATGCTGGAGCGCACCTGGCCCGGCGTCCTTCTGGTGGGCCTGGTCCCGTCCACGTTGCTCCTGCTGCTGCTGTACGCCTGCTGCGACTGCCTGTCCCAGCAGCTCCTGGAGGCGCTGGCCGTCCGTCGCCAGGGCTTCCGCCGTCGACTGGCGGCCGCCACCACGGCATCCGGTGTCCATTAGCGCCCGTTGCTGCCATTTTCTTTCGCAGTGCACCTGAGACGTCTCACGCACCTCCGTCACTTGAATCCAAGTGTTGCCAACGTTAA
- the rbl1 gene encoding retinoblastoma-like protein 1 yields MRGEESSDSESGRMEESVVRKSLETLCHELNMDERTATEAMDNFTAIWNTYTLEGELVHWLACALYAACRKGSVPTVGRGFMEGNCVSLTRILRTAKLSLMEFFSKMRKWSDMCNLSGNFRLRVERLERNFEVSTVIFRKFQPIFAAMFREGPPPPQRQPRGRKHRRLPCRSADVFKFCWTLFVYTKGNFHMIGDDLVNSYHLLLCCLDLVFGNALMCANRKELINPAFIGTSGDEVQACADEASPCVLERLCELHDGLVVEAKGIKQHYFKPYVHRLFCRQILKGNADLLTELLDPPNFQDNNKALNREYEEYVLTVGDFDERIFLDADADEEIGTPRKGPALSAGTGAAHAGPHGPPRAEKPASLAPSTPLTGRRYLKEKDAPATPVSSATQSVARLQGMVAGLRSAPSEELLSIFKSCSRDPTEAIASQVETLGSTFKEHYASDCDQSAGSHVDFAENRLKLAEILFYKVLENVLVQESKRLPGKDLSALLEQDVFRCSLLACCLEVVLFSYSSQRTFPWILEIFKLAPFYFFKVIEVFIRSEEGLSRDMVKHLNLVEEQVLESRAWTSDSALWGALRAAGDNVPTVEEVNFSSSLDSGPGSAPASGTVPVPGQLPLVTLSPIVHPRLREVRSGVGSARKEVVAASPLSVQERYSSPAAGSAKRRLFGDDPPAVSAAAPPSPARRLTLGSAGTLKIGTQGGQATVLSIPLQGGGGGERTITLIPVQPCDGSGGVTAQFLLTASPGRPLPVALPASPAPSEKQAAARRPQRTGSLALFFRKLYHLASVRLRDLCARLDISGELRAKIWTGLEHSLVHGTELMKDRHLDQMLLCAVYIMAKISKEALTFPDIMKCYRSQPQASSHVYRSVLLRASPPEERGDLIQFYNSVYVLKMKSYVVRYASLDNRADAPPLSPFPSVRCHPASPRRVSRRHSLYVSPHKSSSGGSAAPAAAPHAFTYRFNSSPSKDLTDINRMLRQGCNGRKRAAGADAPPSAAPSLSTSSPPGASSRHHSPAKRPCPESANILFKRLQDVVSERQGR; encoded by the exons ATGCGGGGCGAGGAGTCGTCGGATTCGGAGTCGGGGCGCATGGAGGAGAGCGTCGTGCGGAAGAGTTTAGAGACGCTGTGTCATGAGCTCAACATGGACGAGCGCACGGCTACCGAGGCCATGGACAACTTTACGGCCATTTGGAACACGTACACGCTGGAG GGCGAGCTGGTCCACTGGCTGGCTTGCGCCCTGTACGCCGCCTGTAGGAAAGGATCCGTCCCCACGGTGGGAAGAGGCTTCATGGAGGGCAACTGCGTGTCGCTCACCAGGATTCTGCGCACGGCCAAACTCAG CCTGATGGAGTTCTTCTCCAAGATGCGCAAGTGGTCGGACATGTGCAACCTGAGCGGGAACTTCCGCCTCCGCGTGGAACGTCTGGAGCGCAACTTTGAGGTGTCCACCGTCATCTTCCGCAAGTTCCAGCCCATCTTCGCCGCCATGTTCCGCGAGGGCCCGCCCCCTCCGCAACGCCAGCCCCGGGGCCGCAAGCACCGCCGCCTGCCCTGCCGCTCCGCCGACGTCTTTAAGTTTTGCTGGACGCTCTTTGTCTACACCAAAG GGAACTTCCACATGATCGGCGACGACCTGGTCAACTCGTACCACCTGCTGCTGTGCTGTCTGGACCTGGTCTTTGGGAACGCCCTGATGTGCGCCAACAGGAAGGAGCTCATTAACCCCGCCTTCATCG GcacgtccggggacgaggtgcAGGCGTGCGCCGACGAGGCGTCGCCGTGCGTGCTGGAGAGATTGTGCGAGCTTCACGACGGCCTGGTGGTGGAGGCCAAAGGCATCAAGCAGCACTACTTCAAACCTTACGTGCACAGGCTCTTCTGCCGACAG ATCCTGAAAGGCAACGCCGACCTCCTGACCGAACTTTTGGACCCTCCCAACTTTCAGGACAACAA CAAAGCGCTCAACCGCGAGTACGAGGAGTACGTCTTGACGGTGGGGGACTTTGACGAGCGCATCTTCCTGGACGCCGACGCCGACGAGGAAATCGGAACGCCCAGGAAAGGCCCGGCGCTCTCGGCCGGGACGGGGGCGGCCCACGCCGGACCCCACGGGCCGCCGCGGGCGGAAAAG CCGGCCTCCCTGGCGCCCTCCACGCCGCTGACCGGTCGCCGCTACCTGAAGGAGAAGGACGCCCCGGCCACGCCGGTGTCGTCGGCCACGCAGAGCGTGGCTCGGCTCCAGGGCATGGTGGCCGGGCTCAGGAGCGCCCCCAGCGAGGAGCTGCTGAGCATTTTCAA GTCGTGCTCCAGGGACCCCACGGAGGCCATCGCCAGCCAGGTGGAGACGCTGGGCAGCACCTTCAAGGAGCACTACGCCAGCGATTGCGATCAATCGGCGGGTTCCCACGTCG ATTTTGCGGAGAATCGCCTGAAGCTGGCCGAGATCCTCTTCTACAAGGTTCTGGAGAACGTCCTGGTGCAGGAGAGCAAGAGGCTGCCGGGAAAAGATCTGAGC GCCTTACTGGAGCAGGACGTCTTCCGCTGCTCCCTCCTGGCGTGTTGCCTGGAGGTGGTTCTCTTCTCCTACAGCTCGCAGAGGACCTTCCCCTGGATCCTGGAGATTTTCAAGCTGGCCCCCTTCTACTTCTTCAAG GTGATCGAGGTGTTCATCCGCTCGGAGGAAGGCCTCTCGCGAGACATGGTCAAGCACCTGAACCTGGTGGAGGAGCAGGTCCTGGAGAGCCGGGCCTGGACTTCGGACTCGGCCCTGTGGGGAGCCTTGCGGGCCGCCGGCGACAACGTGCCCACCGTGGAGGAG GTCAACTTCTCGTCCAGCCTGGACTCGGGGCCCGGCTCCGCCCCCGCCTCCGGCACCGTCCCCGTCCCGGGACAGCTCCCCCTGGTGACGCTCTCGCCCATCGTGCACCCTCGCCTCCGGGAGGTCCGCTCGGGCGTGGGCAGCGCGCGAAAGG AAGTGGTCGCGGCGTCCCCGCTGTCGGTGCAGGAGCGCTACAGCTCGCCGGCGGCCGGCAGCGCCAAGCGGCGCCTGTTCGGCGACGACCCGCCGGCGGTCTCGGCCGCCGCCCCGCCCTCCCCCGCCAGGCGGCTGACGCTGGGCTCGGCCGGCACCCTCAAGATCGGGACCCAGGGGGGTCAGGCCACCGTGCTCAGCATCCCGTTGCAAG gcggcggcgggggcgagCGCACCATCACGCTGATCCCCGTGCAGCCGTGCGACGGCTCGGGCGGCGTGACCGCCCAGTTCCTGCTGACGGCGTCGCCCGGCCGCCCGCTCCCCGTGGCCCTCCCGGCGTCGCCGGCGCCGTCGGAGAAGCAGGCCGCCGCCCGGCGACCGCAGCGCACCGGCTCTCTGGCGCTCTTCTTCCgaaag TTGTACCACCTGGCCAGCGTGCGTCTCCGCGACCTGTGCGCCAGGCTGGACATCTCGGGCGAACTGCGGGCCAAAATCTGGACGGGCTTGGAGCATTCTCTGGTCCACGGCACGGAGCTGATGAAGGACCGCCACTTGGACCAGATGCTGCTCTGCGCCGTCTACATCATGGCCAAG ATCTCCAAAGAGGCGCTGACGTTCCCGGACATCATGAAGTGTTACCGCAGCCAACCGCAGGCCAGCAGCCAC GTGTACCGCAGCGTCCTCCTGCGGGCGTCGCCCCCCGAAGAGCGCGGCGACCTCATCCAGTTTTACAACAGCGTCTACGTGCTAAAGATGAAAAGCTACGTGGTCAGATACGCCTCGCTGGATAACAGG GCGGACGCCCCGCCGCTGTCGCCGTTCCCCTCGGTGCGCTGCCACCCGGCGTCTCCCCGTCGGGTGTCTCGCCGCCATTCGCTGTACGTGTCCCCTCACAAGTCGTCGTCGGGAGGGTCGGCGGCGCCCGCGGCGGCGCCGCACGCCTTCACCTACCGCTTCAACAGCAGCCCTTCCAAG GATCTGACCGACATCAACCGCATGCTGCGCCAGGGCTGCAACGGGCGCAAGAGGGCGGCGGGCGCCGATGCCCCGCCGAGCGCCGCCCCTTCTCTGTCGACGTCGTCACCGCCGGGGGCGTCGTCGCGCCACCACTCCCCAGCCAAGCGACCCTGCCCCGAAAGCGCCAACATCCTCTTCAAACGTCTCCAGGACGTGGTGTCGGAGCGCCAGGGCCGCTGA
- the ippk gene encoding inositol-pentakisphosphate 2-kinase, producing MEVDKMDENDWLYHGEGNKSLVVAHVQLSKVLRLLKYPAEDSENPPQTAEQAYRHIQNIVDFGSNVMSALLGDQFIRGGEVVKLPLEFVRQLSIKVQRQRPAWRRDKVMDIYSGCALCLPDLTRPSRLLALSPRLPPLCVEIKPKCGFLPSARHVGRDVKSKVCRFCMHQHYKVATGRWKRRSLYCPLDLFSGSRARMHFAVRQLIEEPQNNFKIFKGGQCIYGNGGNGGNGGNGEDSTDLNSLLSHLRPYFPHANHRLQACGKVVLGDLIQVLVNALLDGGGGGTEARQDARAFCQASHFNRDASRHGSRGLPGDSVLSRILRVQMLDNLNIEGIYPLYRRAERHLRDFPKESSRLRADGPYDDAFLERLQKCPTEDDGSPDFAVSKVQQYRVAMTAKDCSVMVALAPVAHDPEGHVDDDELLWSPARAPAFFSYSVSILDLDPKPLDSIPPQLGLDRQIVACYERAQT from the exons ATGGAGGTGGACAAGATGGACGAGAACGACTGGCTCTACCACGGCGAGGGCAACAAGAGTCTGGTCGTCGCCCACGTACAG CTGTCCAAAGTCCTGCGCCTGCTCAAGTATCCCGCCGAGGACTCGGAAAACCCGCCGCAA ACGGCTGAGCAGGCCTATCGCCACATCCAGAACATCGTGGACTTTGGCTCCAACGTGATGAGCGCCCTGCTGGGCGACCAGTTCATCCGTGGCGGC GAAGTGGTCAAGCTACCGTTGGAGTTCGTCCGTCAGCTGTCCATCAAAGTCCAACGCCAGCGACCCG CGTGGCGGCGGGACAAGGTGATGGACATCTACAGCGGCTGCGCCCTGTGTCTGCCCGACCTGACGCGACCCAGCCGGCTACTGGCGCTGTCGCCGCGCCTCCCGCCGCTCTGCGTAGAAATCAAG CCCAAGTGCGGCTTCCTGCCCTCGGCCCGCCACGTGGGGCGGGACGTCAAGAGCAAAGTGTGTCGCTTCTGCATGCACCAACACTACAAG GTGGCCACCGGGCGCTGGAAGAGACGCAGCCTGTACTGCCCGTTGGACTTGTTCTCAGG GAGCAGAGCCAGGATGCACTTTGCAGTCCGCCAACTCATCGAAGAACCTCAGAACAACTTCAAAATCTTCAAG GGAGGTCAGTGCATCTACGGCAACGGCGGCAACGGCGGCAACGGCGGCAACGGCGAAGACTCGACGGACCTCAACTCGCTGCTCTCCCACCTGCGCCCTTACTTCCCGCACGCCAACCACCGTCTGCAAGCCTGCGGCAAAGTGGTCCTCGGCGACTTGATCCAG GTGCTGGTCAACGCCTTGTTggacggcggcggaggcgggaCGGAGGCACGCCAAGACGCCCGGGCGTTCTGCCAGGCTAGCCACTTCAACAGAGACGCCAGTCGACACG GTTCTCGGGGTCTGCCCGGCGACAGCGTGCTGTCGCGGATCCTCCGCGTGCAAATGTTGGACAACTTGAACATCGAGGGCATCTACCCCCTCTACCGGCGAGCCGAGCGACACCTACGCGATTTTCCCAAGGAGAG CAGTCGGCTGCGGGCGGACGGCCCCTACGACGACGCCTTCCTGGAGCGCCTGCAGAAATGCCCGACGGAAGACGACGGCTCGCCGGACTTTGCCGTGTCCAAG GTGCAGCAATATCGCGTGGCCATGACGGCCAAAGACTGCTCCGTGATGGTGGCCCTGGCGCCCGTGGCCCACGACCCGGAAGGCCACGTCGACGACGACGA GTTACTGTGGTCGCCGGCCAGAGCGCCCGCCTTCTTCTCCTACTCGGTGTCCATCCTGGACTTGGACCCCAAGCCTCTGGACAGCATCCCCCCGCAGCTGGGGCTGGACCGCCAGATCGTGGCCTGCTACGAGCGCGCTCAGACTTGA
- the LOC144202568 gene encoding E3 ubiquitin-protein ligase RNF182-like isoform X3, which yields MRNNWQIWNPVKVGRAKGPSPSHRTDATTTLFGKMAHEPGGPPTSSREPGGPATRSSPGNGNYAKAAADECRICYERYDQRGRRARLLACLHRVCAKCLRRMLDVGQSSLSPCVVTCPFCRGKTSVPPEEAWGTEEERGARRDRVGSGSAAASPGLGDGLLITVAELPSEWPSPNDGEAVALYRRAGRDSPGKGGVRTRGDRRVPRCLLGALCLVYLGSLPVGIYLLMLERTWPGVLLVGLVPSTLLLLLLYACCDCLSQQLLEALAVRRQGFRRRLAAATTASGVH from the exons ATGAGAAATAATTGGCAAATTTGGAATCCCGTCAAAGTGGGTCGTGCCAAAGGGCCAAGTCCGAGTCATCGGACGGACGCCACGACCACGTTATTTGGAAAGATGGCCCACGAGCCGGGAGGCCCGCCGACGTCGTCGCGTGAACCGGGAGGGCCGGCCACGCGTTCTTCGCCGGGGAACGGGAACTACGCCAAGGCGGCGGCGGACGAGTGTCGCATCTGCTACGAGCGTTACGACCAACGTGGTCGGCGAGCCCGACTTCTGGCCTGTCTGCACCGGGTGTGCGCCAAGTGTCTGAGAAGGATGCTGGACGTGG GTCAGTCGTCGCTGTCCCCGTGCGTGGTCACCTGTCCCTTCTGTCGCGGCAAGACCAGCGTCCCGCCGGAAGAG GCGTGGGGGACGGAGGAAGAGCGCGGCGCACGTCGGGACCGAGTGGGGTCCGGGAGCGCGGCGGCGTCGCCGGGTCTCGGCGACGGCCTCCTGATCACCGTGGCGGAGCTGCCGTCGGAGTGGCCCTCTCCGAACGACGGCGAGGCCGTGGCGCTGTACCGGCGGGCCGGCCGGGACTCGCCGGGCAAGGGCGGCGTCCGTACGCGGGGGGACCGCCGCGTGCCCCGCTGCCTGCTGGGGGCGCTGTGTCTG GTGTACTTGGGCTCCCTGCCGGTGGGCATCTACCTGCTGATGCTGGAGCGCACCTGGCCCGGCGTCCTTCTGGTGGGCCTGGTCCCGTCCACGTTGCTCCTGCTGCTGCTGTACGCCTGCTGCGACTGCCTGTCCCAGCAGCTCCTGGAGGCGCTGGCCGTCCGTCGCCAGGGCTTCCGCCGTCGACTGGCGGCCGCCACCACGGCATCCGGTGTCCATTAG
- the LOC144202568 gene encoding uncharacterized protein LOC144202568 isoform X2 — protein sequence MRNNWQIWNPVKVGRAKGPSPSHRTDATTTLFGKMAHEPGGPPTSSREPGGPATRSSPGNGNYAKAAADECRICYERYDQRGRRARLLACLHRVCAKCLRRMLDVGGSVVAVPVRGHLSLLSRQDQRPAGRGVGDGGRARRTSGPSGVRERGGVAGSRRRPPDHRGGAAVGVALSERRRGRGAVPAGRPGLAGQGRRPYAGGPPRAPLPAGGAVSGVLGLPAGGHLPADAGAHLARRPSGGPGPVHVAPAAAVRLLRLPVPAAPGGAGRPSPGLPPSTGGRHHGIRCPLAPVAAIFFRSAPETSHAPPSLESKCCQR from the exons ATGAGAAATAATTGGCAAATTTGGAATCCCGTCAAAGTGGGTCGTGCCAAAGGGCCAAGTCCGAGTCATCGGACGGACGCCACGACCACGTTATTTGGAAAGATGGCCCACGAGCCGGGAGGCCCGCCGACGTCGTCGCGTGAACCGGGAGGGCCGGCCACGCGTTCTTCGCCGGGGAACGGGAACTACGCCAAGGCGGCGGCGGACGAGTGTCGCATCTGCTACGAGCGTTACGACCAACGTGGTCGGCGAGCCCGACTTCTGGCCTGTCTGCACCGGGTGTGCGCCAAGTGTCTGAGAAGGATGCTGGACGTGGGTGG GTCAGTCGTCGCTGTCCCCGTGCGTGGTCACCTGTCCCTTCTGTCGCGGCAAGACCAGCGTCCCGCCGGAAGAG GCGTGGGGGACGGAGGAAGAGCGCGGCGCACGTCGGGACCGAGTGGGGTCCGGGAGCGCGGCGGCGTCGCCGGGTCTCGGCGACGGCCTCCTGATCACCGTGGCGGAGCTGCCGTCGGAGTGGCCCTCTCCGAACGACGGCGAGGCCGTGGCGCTGTACCGGCGGGCCGGCCGGGACTCGCCGGGCAAGGGCGGCGTCCGTACGCGGGGGGACCGCCGCGTGCCCCGCTGCCTGCTGGGGGCGCTGTGTCTG GTGTACTTGGGCTCCCTGCCGGTGGGCATCTACCTGCTGATGCTGGAGCGCACCTGGCCCGGCGTCCTTCTGGTGGGCCTGGTCCCGTCCACGTTGCTCCTGCTGCTGCTGTACGCCTGCTGCGACTGCCTGTCCCAGCAGCTCCTGGAGGCGCTGGCCGTCCGTCGCCAGGGCTTCCGCCGTCGACTGGCGGCCGCCACCACGGCATCCGGTGTCCATTAGCGCCCGTTGCTGCCATTTTCTTTCGCAGTGCACCTGAGACGTCTCACGCACCTCCGTCACTTGAATCCAAGTGTTGCCAACGTTAA